Genomic window (Pristiophorus japonicus isolate sPriJap1 chromosome 9, sPriJap1.hap1, whole genome shotgun sequence):
ggagaatgtggtgttttgggtttgagttgtgaggcggggtatctccgccagtatcaccgtctcacagactctcccccttaatctgtgaaatgacaatgaccaggaactgagactggagccgaacacattcccagttacagtgaggcccgggccggacatcccattctctgagtgttttattgcagacactgggggaggggtgggtgcagccaatgtcagcgagtcaccagggatcctggcttcatgttcaatgatttctgtctgaaatctgagcccggccccgggatAGGGAGCATTTGATTCGGGGATCAactcttttctgagaggcgtgggtggctctgagaagagcctttgggttcagatgtttacaagttgcactttttatttactttttgtgcgctgctttcttgggtcttgctgatttggccttggccctcggtttttccacctttttggccgccttcacctttgcgcccgaggccttcttggggctcttgggcttcgccgctgccgccttcttcccagccgctgctttcgctgtcttttttactgttaacgccttcttggtgctcgttttcttggctggagatttcttggctgctgtttttttggccggagatttcttggctgctggtttcttggtcgaagatttcttggctgctggtttcttcgctggagatttcttggctgctggtttcttggctggagatttcttggctgctggtttcttggctggagatttcttggctgctggtttcttcaccttccttcccactttcccctggttttccttcttagcgactttgaaggagcccgaggcgcccgtgcccttggtctgcaccaggaagccatttgtcacattcctcttgatactgaacctaatctgggacccgcgcttctccacatccacgcctttggccgccagagccttctttatcgcagccagggacatccccttgcgatcgctgccatcggccacaaccttgaggatctgttcgcccaacgtggggccggcagacttggagcggggagccgccttcttcttcttgctgggagccttggtttgagcggcggcggcaggaggagccgtttcggcggctgcagtgtcagtcatgtcggcgactctgtggaaaatctctctgacagtcagagctcggtcagaaatgaaacgggaggcggcggcacagagcaacttaaaggcagcgagcggacggggcggagacatcctgctatcagctccccgcccctccagcctctctgtgtttctctctcctcattaactgtccgattccaattcaacccgggccctccagattcccagactggcctctttctgtcccgaatACCGGGATGTTTGCTGTCGAGAAAGTTTCATCCAAATTGAAGGCAGCAATTTGGATTTAAACCCGTTTTATTGCTGCACTGGTCGCGCTCTCTCACCCGATCGCGGACATTTTCTTCGTTTTTCGATTGAAATTTGAAATCACATCAAACTTGACGTTTAATTCccactttagacctgagcagggcagcagggcgatcctgtgacagggaaatctttgaattttacacaagaggaactctggaatccggcgatgagacggacacacaaacacaaTGGCATTAGTCTCaccggcccgcccctttaacacactctcgctcacacaatgttcacatctgtacattcacagcacaaactatcccagatttacagctcccagcacagggttacctctccgctcggcctgtgctgccgattctcggggttaGTTGTAGTTTCCTAGCTAagtaagtgttaaacactctgaggTCGGCGCTCCTCAGTGTCTGTTCCCCAGATTaaggggcaggagccaatcacagcagTGGCTGGCTTAACCCATATATGCTGTTAAGTTATTACATTGTTCGCACGCAGAAATATGTTTGATTAACGTGAAAATAGAAATTATGAGTTCACCGCCCCTCCaccatctctttgtctctctctctcctccgaaaaTGAGGGACATATAACAGTAACTGGTGTCCTATCCATCCCATACTCACCAtccagagatggctatcagagggagcgacagagagacagacacagaatcAGTCTTAAACTCCCTAACTGTGTCTCCATATTACTCTCAATAATCgtatcacacattcatgtatagcaccaccgaaagagagagagacagacacattatcagtcttacacttggtatcagtgtctccatattacgctcagtaacagtgccacaccgtcatgtatagcaccagagagagaaacagaaacagtatcatagaaatataaaaaataggtgcaggagtaggccattcggcccttcaagcctgcaccaccattcaatatgatcatggctgatcatgcaactttaccccattcctgctttctctccataccccttgatccctttcgccgtaagggccatatctaactcccttttgaatatatctaacgaactggcctcaacaaatttctgtggtagaaaattccacaggttcacaattctctgagtgaagaagtttctcctcatctcggtcctaaatggcttacctcttattcttagactgtgacccctggttctggacatccccaacatcgggaacattcttcctgcatctaacctgtccaatcccgtcagaattgtatatgtttctatgagatcccctctcattcttctaaattccagtgaatataagcctagtctatccagtctttcttcatatatcagtcctgccatcctggaatcaatctggtgaaccttcgctgcactccctcaatagcaagaatgtccttcctcagattaggagaccaaaactgtacacaatattccagatgtgacctcaccaaggccctgtacaactgcagtaagacctccctgctccgaaagtGTTGTACTCACAAGTGTTTCCACATCACACgaaataacagtatcccgccttcacaGACAGTACAAGAGAAAAGGATTGTAACAGAGACAGAGATGGGGGAGAGTGCTAAGCGAGAGATCGGAGAGATCGAGGCAGGACGGTGAGACACAGAAAGACTTACACAgtatctgtcccagactgacctgtgAGGTCCGGTTTTATCCTGAAAGTCCCCATTGgggagacagaagatgcagtcccctctctcactgatattgtaccacatacagacacattattaatcccacactgcgggacagtgtcagagagtgagagaaacaaggtcccacatttaaccctcgcttgcctgttgtactccctgtaatcttgcagctcagggccgttcggtattactctcagtgaccgagtgtttcactctgattcaactaaactgggacagtttctgtcagatattaactcctgcacagtcccagcaaacactcctacaccccgtccctccgatgtttctgcaggattgctttgtgaagacgggctcacgaagagaaaaacaccctgcacggaatgatcccaaattgagcatctcaaaggggcaaggttcccagctttaaacattctctgtccttgccccccaggcccagttcctttgctcagattctgataaaagtaaattgggaaaagttcaCTTTGATTTTTAACGGCTGAATTATTGCAGCGAGCTGCGCGTGCGCGGATAAGCCCCGGCCCGTgggtcgatttccagtgagcagaagagcgcatgcgccctcccctcccccagccctgcctgtgagcgccattcactcagtgagcggaagatgaTGGTTTAAACAGCCAGGAATGGAGACactgcggccccggggtaaggcagcgagcagcagcctccttacagcagcacatcgctttgggagcgtgtccgcagatgggctcagagatcagcactgagtccgggggaagttcagggggagtcggagtctgtgtgtaacaggcggagtggagcaagaactggtctcagtgcgtggagtgagtgggggaagggagaggccattctcgggctgtgtgtggacagcgtgtgtcccgggtaagggagacagaatgggaaggatctgctgttgacaatcattgctgctttctgccTGCAAACCAGcagtgaacgttcctgctttagttccagtctcaccgtgtttgttgtcattggacagcgagcagtggaagcagagccggacactgaggatttattcaaggagcatctattgcaggcaccgggtgagaaacgtgaaggacatgttttaaatggcggctctttgtttttggttgaacggttagtgccctgggagagggaagtagcaatctgagctgtgtaaaagtccgtgccccatcgggtcgtcccattcctgaagcagggcaggggttgggttatatctggatgtcagtaaattgctgtaaatctgcccaacacacttggtgtgcagaagctgagtgctgcagtactgcagtggagtcagacactgacactgtttgtatcgctggcttccctttgtgaatgttcataatgaatattaattgaacgattacattcatcactttagtcttttctacctctcctgttcttgaatgatcagagataccttttcttcctacaggcaaggaattgaaggaaccggaacaaatgtgaagtttcctccacctgagacataaggaacagtgcaaccagctccttctctcacacagTAGGTACCGATCACAGTGTGCGGATACACAGACAGGTTATCCGAATTAAACATGTTTGtggtgctgaatagcctcctcctattcctgtgtaacaggcctgagggggctgatgaccacctcctgttcctaatttaacaGACTGAAGATACTGAGTGGccttctccagttcctaatgtaataaacacgagggtcttaatggcctcctcctatccaTATGTAACAAACTCTAGGGGCAGAATGACCTTCCCCGGTACCTTGTATTGGGTtagaatgggatgaatggcctcctttagttcttatgtaacaggttccaggggctgaatagcctcctccagttCCGATGTAACAAGCTTGAGAGACTGAATGCATTCCTCCTGTACCCATGAAACAATCCCATGGGGATGATTGCCCTTGTCCTATTCCTAaagtaacagacccgaggggcagAATTGTGTCATCCTATTGCTTTTTAACTCCAgttgctgaatggccctctccagttcctaatgtaataggctcgaggagctg
Coding sequences:
- the LOC139274084 gene encoding histone H1-like, encoding AGPTLGEQILKVVADGSDRKGMSLAAIKKALAAKGVDVEKRGSQIRFSIKRNVTNGFLVQTKGTGASGSFKVAKKENQGKVGRKVKKPAAKKSPAKKPAAKKSPAKKPAAKKSPAKKPAAKKSSTKKPAAKKSPAKKTAAKKSPAKKTSTKKALTVKKTAKAAAGKKAAAAKPKSPKKASGAKVKAAKKVEKPRAKAKSRLQKASLTLRFLSQVGSGSIKRNRQQFTSHSAAV